The following coding sequences lie in one Arachis hypogaea cultivar Tifrunner chromosome 9, arahy.Tifrunner.gnm2.J5K5, whole genome shotgun sequence genomic window:
- the LOC112711295 gene encoding CASP-like protein 5B3 isoform X1: MKNFPGTPGTLLGLALRMSQFIFAAGSIAAMATTPSFFNFTAFCYLIASMGLQFIWSFVLASMDAYALARNKVLHNPVLVSLLVVGDWVTAILSLAAASSSAGITVLYFHDLGHCQFREECQKYQISVALAYLGWIPISISSLIMLWLLAAG, from the exons atgaagaatttTCCAGGGACACCAGGCACTTTACTTGGTTTGGCTCTGAGGATGTCACAGTTCATCTTTGCTGCTGGGTCAATTGCGGCCATGGCCACCACACCCAGTTTCTTTAATTTCACTGCCTTTTG TTACTTGATAGCTTCAATGGGATTACaattcatttggagttttgtgctTGCTTCAATGGATGCCTATGCATTAGCAAGGAACAAGGTCCTTCACAACCCTGTGTTGGTTAGCCTCTTGGTAGTTGGAGATTGG GTAACGGCGATTCTATCTCTGGCTGCTGCGTCGTCCTCGGCAGGTATCACAGTTTTGTACTTTCATGACCTCGGACACTGCCAGTTCAGAGAGGAATGCCAGAAGTATCAGATTTCGGTCGCATTAGCCTACTTGGGCTGGATACCCATTTCCATATCATCACTTATTATGCTTTGGCTATTAGCTGCAGGATAG
- the LOC112711295 gene encoding CASP-like protein 5B3 isoform X2: MKNFPGTPGTLLGLALRMSQFIFAAGSIAAMATTPSFFNFTAFCYLIASMGLQFIWSFVLASMDAYALARNKVLHNPVLVTAILSLAAASSSAGITVLYFHDLGHCQFREECQKYQISVALAYLGWIPISISSLIMLWLLAAG; the protein is encoded by the exons atgaagaatttTCCAGGGACACCAGGCACTTTACTTGGTTTGGCTCTGAGGATGTCACAGTTCATCTTTGCTGCTGGGTCAATTGCGGCCATGGCCACCACACCCAGTTTCTTTAATTTCACTGCCTTTTG TTACTTGATAGCTTCAATGGGATTACaattcatttggagttttgtgctTGCTTCAATGGATGCCTATGCATTAGCAAGGAACAAGGTCCTTCACAACCCTGTGTTG GTAACGGCGATTCTATCTCTGGCTGCTGCGTCGTCCTCGGCAGGTATCACAGTTTTGTACTTTCATGACCTCGGACACTGCCAGTTCAGAGAGGAATGCCAGAAGTATCAGATTTCGGTCGCATTAGCCTACTTGGGCTGGATACCCATTTCCATATCATCACTTATTATGCTTTGGCTATTAGCTGCAGGATAG